The sequence CAGGCCTCGAAGATGCGGGCGATGGCGGGCCCCACCTGCTGCTCGGCCTCCGTGCGGAATTTCTTCATCCCTCAGTGGACTCGTTGGGTGTGGCGCTCCCCGCCGTGATGGGGGAAGCGTCGGCGCCTTCAAGATACGCGCGCTCGTCGTCGCTCAGCGACCATCCCGTGGCCGCCGCGTTCTCCTCGGCCTGCCGCGCGGTGCGGACACCCGTCAGCACCACGGCAACGCCGGGCGCGTCGAGCAACCAGCGGACGGCCGTCTGCGCCGGGGTCTTCCCGTGCGCCGCCGCCACCTCGCGCAGGCGGTCGAGCGTGGCCAGGTTGCGCTCCAGCGCCTCGCCCCGGAAAAGCGGGCTGCGCTGCCGCAGGTCCGTTCCCTCGAAGGCGGAGCCGCGCCCGTACTTGCCGGTGAACAGCCCCTGCGCCAGCGCGTTGTACGTCATCACCGCCATCCCGTGGCCATGGGCCGCGAGGTGGATGACGGCCTCGTGCCCGCGCTCGGCGAGCGAATACGGCAGCTGCAGCGACTCCAGCCGGGCGGCGCGCTGCCCGCGCTCCACCAGCGCCGCGTCGAAGTTGCAGCAACCGAGGACGGCGACCTTCCCCGCCTCGCGCAGCCGCTCGGCGGCGCCCAGCGTGTCTTCCAGCGGCGTCTCCGGGTCGGGCCAGTGCAGCTGCAGCAGGTCGATCCGCTCCATCCGCAGCCGCCGCAGGCTCGCCTCCACCGCCTGGGCCACGTAGCCGGGGGAGAGGTCGCGCCGGGTGCGTCCCGAGGCGTCCCAGCGCACGCCAACCTTGGTCGCCACGACGGCCTCGTCGCGGCGACCCGCGAGCGCGCGGCCCAGCACCTCCTCCGCGTGCCCCAGCCCGTAGACGTCGGCCGTGTCGAACAGGCTGATCCCCAGCTCGAGCGCGCGGTGCACGGCGCCGATGCTGGCCCGGTCGTCGGCGGCGCCGTAGTCGTAGCCGCCCATGGCCGCGCACCCGAAGCCGATGCGGGAGACGCGCACCCCGGTGCGTCCCAGTGCCACGGTCTCCACCCGCGCCTACCCCTCGGCGGCGGCGGGCTTCTTCCGCCGCGCCTTGCCGGCGACAGCCGCCAGCGTCAGGAAGATGATGCGCAGGTCCTCGGCGAACGAGCGGTTGCGCACGTACTCCACCCGCAGCCGGTTCTTCTCCGCGCGGTAGCGGGTGACGAACAGGGTGTGCGGATCCTCGCTGCCCAGCACCTCGTCCAGCGCCACGAAGCGGATCGACGAGTAGTCGGTGATCCCCGGCTTCACGGTGAGGATCTCCAGCTCGTCGCCCGCGTACTCGCGCGTGTGCTCCTCCACCTCCGGCCGCGGGCCGACGACGCTCATCTCCCCCGAGAGCACGTTGAGGAGCTGGGGGAGCTCGTCGAGCTTGTAGCGGCGCAGGAAGCGGCCCACGCGGGTGATGCGCGGGTCGCCCAGCGCCGTGGTCGTTCCCATCCGCTCGGCGTCGGGCCGCATCGTGCGGAACTTGAAGATGCGGAAGCGCCGCCCGCCCAGGCCGATCCGCTCGCCGCGGTAGAACAGGGGCCCGCGCGAGTCCAGCTTCACCGCCAGCGCCACCGAGAGCAGCAGGGGAGAGAGCGCCACCACGCCCGCCGCGGCCGCGGCCAGGTCGAAGGCGCGCTTGGCCGCGGCATAGCCCCGCCCCGCGCTCACCG comes from Longimicrobium sp. and encodes:
- a CDS encoding aldo/keto reductase, giving the protein METVALGRTGVRVSRIGFGCAAMGGYDYGAADDRASIGAVHRALELGISLFDTADVYGLGHAEEVLGRALAGRRDEAVVATKVGVRWDASGRTRRDLSPGYVAQAVEASLRRLRMERIDLLQLHWPDPETPLEDTLGAAERLREAGKVAVLGCCNFDAALVERGQRAARLESLQLPYSLAERGHEAVIHLAAHGHGMAVMTYNALAQGLFTGKYGRGSAFEGTDLRQRSPLFRGEALERNLATLDRLREVAAAHGKTPAQTAVRWLLDAPGVAVVLTGVRTARQAEENAAATGWSLSDDERAYLEGADASPITAGSATPNESTEG
- a CDS encoding sugar transferase, producing MSAGRGYAAAKRAFDLAAAAAGVVALSPLLLSVALAVKLDSRGPLFYRGERIGLGGRRFRIFKFRTMRPDAERMGTTTALGDPRITRVGRFLRRYKLDELPQLLNVLSGEMSVVGPRPEVEEHTREYAGDELEILTVKPGITDYSSIRFVALDEVLGSEDPHTLFVTRYRAEKNRLRVEYVRNRSFAEDLRIIFLTLAAVAGKARRKKPAAAEG